The genomic region GAAGAAGATTCAGAGGACGTACGCCGAGTATGTGAACAGATCGGTATTCCTTATTACACTGTCAACTTCGAGAAAGAATATTTTGATAAAGTATTTACCTATTTCCTTGATGAATATAAGTCGGGCCGCACGCCAAATCCGGATGTCATGTGTAATCGTGAGATCAAATTTGGTGAATTCCTGAACAAAGCTCTGGATCTCGGCGCAGATTATGTAGCTACAGGACACTATGCTCGCCTGATTGAAGAAGATGGCACGTTAAAGTTGCTGCGTGGTGTGGATAACAATAAGGACCAGACGTATTTCCTTAATGCACTCAATCAGAACCAGCTGTCCAAAGCCATGTTCCCGATTGGTCACCTGCCCAAACCGGAAGTACGCAAAATCGCAGAAGCGGCTGGCTTGTATACCGCGAAGAAAAAAGACAGTACAGGTGTATGCTTCATCGGCGAGCGCAATTTCAAAGAGTTCCTGAGTAACTATCTGCCTGCCAAAGGCGGAGACATGGTTGATATCGCGACTAGTGAAGTCAAAGGCCGTCATGACGGTCTGATGTACTACACACTTGGACAGCGCCAAGGTCTTGGCATTGGCGGTTCCGGCAATGGTGAACCCTGGTTCGTTGCTGACAAGAATCTGGACAAAAATCAATTGCTTGTTGTTCAGGGCGATGCCCATGCAAGCCTGTACTCCACGGGTCTAACCGCAACAGGTGTGAACTGGATTGCTGGTGCAGAGCACATGCCTAATGTGCCATTCCGTTGTACTGCCAAATTCCGCTATCGTCAGCCGGATCAAGGTGTGACACTGACCTGGCAGGAAGATGGAAGTGTGGATGTACAATTTGACCAACAGCAAAAAGCCATTACGCCAGGACAAGCCGTTGTTTTCTATGACGGAGAGGTCTGCCTGGGTGGGGGTACGATCGATCAGGTGCAAAAAGTACCTGTACCCGCGATGCAATAATAGAGCTTGTCCATTACAATGCGGATTATACACAATACCGTGTATCCCCATTAAAAAAGCCGTCTTTCATGTATACCATGAAGGATGGCTTTTTTCCTGCTTTTCTTTGCAAAAAAATTAAAAATAGTTCGTTATGCAGTCAACCAGACTCCTGCCCAAGCGGCCAACACCCCAACTACAACCGAACTACCGACGTAGAGCGCCGCTCTAGCGTATCGTTGTCTACCCATAAGTCCTAACGTTTCATAGCCAAAGGTGGAGAATGTAGTGTACGCACCGCAAAAGCCGGTTCCCCATATCAGCCAGATTCCATCTGATATCATCTGTGATTGGTGCCAACCATATAACAACCCAAGCAGCAGTGAACCACTGATATTGATGATCCATGTTCCCCATGGAAAAGCCGTCCCCAGCAAGCCAGAGACCCATTTTCCCAAACTGTAACGCAATACCGCACCCAGCACACCTGCAAACCCAATCCACAAGATCATGAGACATCACCCTCTTGTCTTTGTGCTCCCAACATACGCTGTCCAAGGCTCATTCCCAGCGCACAGAGCAACAACCCTGCCAATAGACTTACAATCATATAAATCGCAGCTTTGACCCATTCGCCACCCTCGGATAAACGAACAATATCCAGTGTAAACGTGGAGAATGTCGTAAATGCGCCAGTAAAACCTGTACCAATCGCAAGTCGGAGTTGTGGTGTTATTTTGCCTGGAACAGCTATGGTAAAGAACCAACCCAAAAAAAGGCTGCCAATCGCATTGATTAGCAGCACTGCCCAAGGAAAACCCACATGAGCAGCTGGTATCCCTAACTGTATGGCATATCGGGTCAATGTACCGAGAAATCCACCTACTCCTATATACAAAAGCTCTTTCATGTTATGTGCATCTCCCGAGTGATCTGACTGATCTTACAAATCCCTACGCCGCTGTTGGTTCAACCTGATCTTCGATTCATTACCTTGCTCCGTGGCCTCATAAAATACTCTCCGTGAGAGCTGCTTTGGCAAATATTCTTGTTTCACGTAATGTCCCGGATAGTTGTGTGGATATTGATAGCCCTCATGTCCAAGCTTCACGGCACCTGAGTAATGCGTATCTCGTAAGTGAAGCGGAACTTCTGCCGATTTCACCTCATCAATCGCGTTCATGGCTTTGGAAATGGCGGTGTACACCGCATTGGATTTTGGACTTTCGACCGCGAACAGAATCGCTTGTGCAATGTTCAGCTTGGCTTCGGGCCAGCCGTTATTCCGATACGCATCAAGCGCTCCAATGGCCTGTGTCATGGCTTGCGGGTTCGCAAGTCCAATGTCTTCACTGCTCGCTGCGATCAAGCGCCGAATGAAGGTCATCGGGTCCATGCCGAGCTTCTCCACCGCGTATAGAAACCAGAACAACGCCGCATCACTGGAACCCCGAATACTCTTGTGAAATGCAGACAGTACATCATACTGGGTGGATTCATCTGCCTTCACAATGGGGCGCCTAATAGACTCTTCTGCTACACCAAGCGTAATATGAATGGATCCATCCTTCTCCGGTGGCGTTGTCAAGGCAGCCAGTTCAAGTGCGTTAAGCGCACGCCGAATATCCCCGTTGGCCATCGTAGCAATATGTTCAAGCGCCTCATCGTCCGCCTGTAGTTCCATGAACCCCAAACCTTTGTCCGCATCACTCAATGCTCTGCGCATTGCAATAAGAGAATGCTCCTTGTTCAGTGATTCCAGCTGGAACAGGGTGGAACGACTCATCAAGGCTCCATTGACATAATGAAAAGGATTCTCTGTTGTCGCGCCGATAAAAATAATCGTGCCCTTCTCTACCGCTGGCAATAGCGCATCCTGACGTGAACTGTTAAACCGATGTACCTCGTCGAGGAACAGAATGGTTTTGGTTCCATACAGCTGTTTGTTCGTTTGCGCCTGCTCAATGACCTCACGCACATCCTTGACGGAAGCTTCCACTGCATTCAGGCGAACAAATTGCCCTTGTGTTTGCTGAGAGATAATATGTGCCAGGGTTGTCTTGCCGCATCCCGGAGGGCCGTATAACAAGATCGACGAAATCTGGTCAGCCTCAATGGCACGCCGGAGCAATTTTCCCGGTCCAATAATATGTTCCTGTCCAATATATTCATCCAGATGCTCTGGCCGCATGCGGTCCGCGAGCAATCTGGCTTGTGGTTTTGAGTCTTGTTGAAACGAAAATAAATCCATTGCTCATCACTTCCTTAACGGATTGCCTTGGCTTGATTACAATTACACTTCTGATGGTTCTCCACTCTCTATCATATCATACTCCCGCGGTAACATAGCCATAAATGCACCAAGTGCACTGCTGACAAACGCATCCTTTCGTGTAATAAAACGAGTCATCATTCGACTTATGCCAGAAGGGAGCGAATGTTTGCGAAGATTTCCACTTTCGATTTGCTGCCGAATCACAATCTCCGGTAACAGAGAAATCCCCATTCCGGACGTTACTCCACTAATAATCGCTTCCAGAGTTCCAAACTCCATAATCACCGGACGATTTACCCCACTTAAGTGCAACCACTCCTCTAACGTTTGTCGGTAAGAGCATCCCATGCTGTAGACAAGGATCGGTTTACGGGTAAGCTCTTCTTCCGGCCCCATACCAGATGATACCACATAGAGCTCTTCATCAAATACATTGATAGACTCGATATCAGGATGATCACAGGCACAGCCAATAAACGCTCCTTCTAATTCATACCCAATGACTTGATCAATAAGCATCTGCGAATTGCCCGTAGCCAGTGACAAGGACACATCGGGATACTGTCTATAGTATTTTGCAAAAAGCTCAGGTAAACGAACCGCTGCAGCAGTCTGTGTAGATCCTATTCGCAACGGCCCGGATGGTGTACTCGTCGATCGAAGCGCCTTGGAAGCCTCATTCAGCAAACCAATAATTTTGTCCGCATAGGTCAGCAGCATCTCACCGGCTGGAGATAACGTCATGCCTCGGTTATGACGAATGAACAGCGTTGTACCCACTTCTGCTTCCAGATGCCTGATGCGTGCCGTTACGTTGGATTGAACATACCCCAGTTTAGACGCAGCTTTGGTCAGATTGCCTTCCTGTGCGACACACTGGAATATTCTTAGATCCCCGCTCTCCATGTTCCCTCCACTCTGACATCATTCAAAATGATATCCACTTCATTACCAATCATTATACTTCATATGTAAACCGGACTACAATTCATGTAGATCCCAAACCAGTCATCTGACTGGATGATGATAAGGAGTGTTCAACATGACATACTGGAAAAATAGAGTTGCTCTGATCACAAGTACACGCACCATTCAACCCTTGAAGTATACAATTTTGATCATTTTGACAACGTTAATCATGGGAACTTCTTTTCCAGTCGGCAAGATCGGCATGTTATATGCTCCACCTTTCCTGCTCATGGGCATACGTTATATGCTGGCAGGTGGCTTGATGGCCTTGTTCCTTCGTAAACGTCCTTTGCCTAATGGATGGCAGTCATGGTTGAAAATAACCCTCATTGGCCTGTTCCAATCGGCAGGAGTGATGGGCTGCGCCTACTACAGCATGAACTGGATTACATCTGGCGAATCCGCCATTATTACATTTACCAACCCGCTACTGGTCATTATCCTCAGTGCTCTCTTATATAGAGTGACCTACCGCTTCAGTCAGTGGATCGGTGTTATGCTCGGTTTCATGGGGATTATGTTAACCTTTGGATGGCAGATGAGTTTTAGCCCTGGAACCTGGATTGGATTTGGTGGTGCGGTCTCCTTTGCCGTGTCCACATTGCTTATCAAACGCTGGGGCGATGGCTACGATACTTTTGTCTTAACTGCCTATCAGATGCTCGCTGGAGGTTCTGTGCTTCTTCTACTGAGCCTATGCACGGAACAGCCTCACCTTATAGTGAATACCACCTCGGTTATGGTGCTGCTCTGGTTAACGCTTGTTTGCTCCATCATCCAGTTCTCACTCTGGTTTTATCTGCTGCAGAATAGTGACCCAGGCCAAACCAGTTCCTATCTGTTCCTGGCACCGTTCTTTGGTGTAATGTCGAGTTGGTTTTTGCTGGGAGAGCAAGTCCAGTGGTTTGCATTGGCAGGTGGTTTATTCATTGGTGTCGGCATATTCCTGGTGAACCGTCGCTCGTCCAGATTGAGAAATAGCGTAACGTAATCCTGAACTTCTTCATCGTTCTTTCACGGAGAATTAAGCAATTCTCGCACAAAAGCAAAAAGGCATGCGCTTATGGGACTTTCCCATGAACGCTATGCCTTTTGTTGTATAAGCAAATTTATTTACCCGAGCTCAGGCCAACCTTGAATGGTTACAGGCTCGCCGTCGGGATTATGTGTTGCAGCCGCGTATTCTGGCAAATCACCCTCGTGGAACAACCACAATTCGTGCAAGGCCCTTGTACAACCAACGTACAACAGCTTAGCATCACCTGCATTCGGCAAATAATGCTTCTGATCTACGTCTGCCACAATAACGGCATCAAACTCCAACCCTTTGGACAGATAGACAGGTAAAACAGAGTGTCCACCCGTGTACTGCTTTTTGCCGCCATCGATCAGGTTCAGATCCCAGCCTGCGCTCTGTAGGTCACGGTGAAGTTCCTCTGCTTCATGCAGGGTACGGGTCAGGATAGAGACAGTTCGGTAGTCTTTAACGGTTAACACCTTCAAAGCCTGCTCCAGACTTGCCGTCCTACCTTCGCCTCCATAAGCCAACGTCCGAACCGGATCACCACTACGAAAAACAGGAATCGCCGTAATTCCGCTCTTGACGCCACGTTCCAGAATCGTATTGGCATAATCGATAATTTCCATCGTCGAACGATAACTTCGGGTCAATGCAAAGTATGCATTCTGTTCCTCTGGAAACAGAGAACTCATCTCTTCCCACGCATGAACACCACGGTACTCATGAATCCCTTGGGACAAGTCACCCAGTATGGTGAAGGAATGCCCTTTGACGAAACGATCCAATAACGCCACATGGAAAGGTGAAAAATCCTGCGCTTCATCGATCACAATATGGTCGAATCGCTCCGAACCCTCAATATCATGGACCAGTGTATGAATGTATACCAATGCAGGCAGATCCTCTTCACGGACGATATCCTGTTTCAGATCTGCTGCGGTTTGTTTCATGACTAGTTTTGGAATAAGCCCGCTGAGCGAGGCTGGCACAGAGCCACCCTTTGCAGCTTTGAACAGCTGTTTGTATAACGTAAGCGGCTCATATTGAGGCCATTTTTTGGCATAGGCCTTCTCACGAGTTGCTGCTTTCTTCTTGCGTTCTTTGCGAACAGCTTCTGGCATCGGTTTCTTGAGTTCCATCTCAATCCAGCGGTGAACCCGCGCCATGACCCGCTCTTTTCGTTTGGCCAGCGGATAATGCTTGTACTCCTCACCGAACCAGTTCTCAATCTCCGTCTTGCTGAGCACCTTACCATCCCATGGACTAAAGTCCATATCCGGCACGGATTCTTCTTCCATGCCCGACAGCCACTCACGAATAAGCTCCATGAAGCGGATCGATCCTTTGTAACGTCCAGGTACATCATCATTCAATTCAGGACGTGCATCTGGTGTTTCAAACCAAGTGTTCAATGTATCCGACGTATCCGCCAAAGGCATCTCCAGCCCCAGCAGGTTCATCGCCCAGTCCGGGAATGTCCGCTGCTGAATGTCCCCTACTCCGAGTTCCGGGAGCACATCCGAGATGTAATCCAGGAACATGTGGTTGGGGGCAAAAATAACCATTTTCTCCGCAGATACCTGCTCCTTGTACTGATACAGCAAAAAGGCAAGCCGATGCAGGGCAAC from Paenibacillus sp. FSL R5-0341 harbors:
- the mnmA gene encoding tRNA 2-thiouridine(34) synthase MnmA; translated protein: MSKTIENTRVVVGMSGGVDSSVTALLLKEQGYDVIGIFMKNWDDTDEFGHCTAEEDSEDVRRVCEQIGIPYYTVNFEKEYFDKVFTYFLDEYKSGRTPNPDVMCNREIKFGEFLNKALDLGADYVATGHYARLIEEDGTLKLLRGVDNNKDQTYFLNALNQNQLSKAMFPIGHLPKPEVRKIAEAAGLYTAKKKDSTGVCFIGERNFKEFLSNYLPAKGGDMVDIATSEVKGRHDGLMYYTLGQRQGLGIGGSGNGEPWFVADKNLDKNQLLVVQGDAHASLYSTGLTATGVNWIAGAEHMPNVPFRCTAKFRYRQPDQGVTLTWQEDGSVDVQFDQQQKAITPGQAVVFYDGEVCLGGGTIDQVQKVPVPAMQ
- the crcB gene encoding fluoride efflux transporter CrcB, with the protein product MILWIGFAGVLGAVLRYSLGKWVSGLLGTAFPWGTWIINISGSLLLGLLYGWHQSQMISDGIWLIWGTGFCGAYTTFSTFGYETLGLMGRQRYARAALYVGSSVVVGVLAAWAGVWLTA
- the crcB gene encoding fluoride efflux transporter CrcB, which codes for MKELLYIGVGGFLGTLTRYAIQLGIPAAHVGFPWAVLLINAIGSLFLGWFFTIAVPGKITPQLRLAIGTGFTGAFTTFSTFTLDIVRLSEGGEWVKAAIYMIVSLLAGLLLCALGMSLGQRMLGAQRQEGDVS
- a CDS encoding replication-associated recombination protein A, which encodes MDLFSFQQDSKPQARLLADRMRPEHLDEYIGQEHIIGPGKLLRRAIEADQISSILLYGPPGCGKTTLAHIISQQTQGQFVRLNAVEASVKDVREVIEQAQTNKQLYGTKTILFLDEVHRFNSSRQDALLPAVEKGTIIFIGATTENPFHYVNGALMSRSTLFQLESLNKEHSLIAMRRALSDADKGLGFMELQADDEALEHIATMANGDIRRALNALELAALTTPPEKDGSIHITLGVAEESIRRPIVKADESTQYDVLSAFHKSIRGSSDAALFWFLYAVEKLGMDPMTFIRRLIAASSEDIGLANPQAMTQAIGALDAYRNNGWPEAKLNIAQAILFAVESPKSNAVYTAISKAMNAIDEVKSAEVPLHLRDTHYSGAVKLGHEGYQYPHNYPGHYVKQEYLPKQLSRRVFYEATEQGNESKIRLNQQRRRDL
- a CDS encoding LysR family transcriptional regulator gives rise to the protein MESGDLRIFQCVAQEGNLTKAASKLGYVQSNVTARIRHLEAEVGTTLFIRHNRGMTLSPAGEMLLTYADKIIGLLNEASKALRSTSTPSGPLRIGSTQTAAAVRLPELFAKYYRQYPDVSLSLATGNSQMLIDQVIGYELEGAFIGCACDHPDIESINVFDEELYVVSSGMGPEEELTRKPILVYSMGCSYRQTLEEWLHLSGVNRPVIMEFGTLEAIISGVTSGMGISLLPEIVIRQQIESGNLRKHSLPSGISRMMTRFITRKDAFVSSALGAFMAMLPREYDMIESGEPSEV
- a CDS encoding EamA family transporter, with product MTYWKNRVALITSTRTIQPLKYTILIILTTLIMGTSFPVGKIGMLYAPPFLLMGIRYMLAGGLMALFLRKRPLPNGWQSWLKITLIGLFQSAGVMGCAYYSMNWITSGESAIITFTNPLLVIILSALLYRVTYRFSQWIGVMLGFMGIMLTFGWQMSFSPGTWIGFGGAVSFAVSTLLIKRWGDGYDTFVLTAYQMLAGGSVLLLLSLCTEQPHLIVNTTSVMVLLWLTLVCSIIQFSLWFYLLQNSDPGQTSSYLFLAPFFGVMSSWFLLGEQVQWFALAGGLFIGVGIFLVNRRSSRLRNSVT
- a CDS encoding UvrD-helicase domain-containing protein, translating into MSDSFQSAYQEEEYRLERTMEEVDSQLERLQNIPVYTGHDFTEQVLEAGREERRTALSKSAQQPYFGRLDFEEQGSGARKPLYIGKIGVDREEVGEHPLVIDWRAPVASLFYSFTGGEASATYEAPEGLIEGLVYLKRNVVIRQRILERVADTYNRDSDQPAVSDEFLVYRLGENKDNKLRDIVSTIQAEQDLIIRAARNTALIIQGVAGSGKTTVALHRLAFLLYQYKEQVSAEKMVIFAPNHMFLDYISDVLPELGVGDIQQRTFPDWAMNLLGLEMPLADTSDTLNTWFETPDARPELNDDVPGRYKGSIRFMELIREWLSGMEEESVPDMDFSPWDGKVLSKTEIENWFGEEYKHYPLAKRKERVMARVHRWIEMELKKPMPEAVRKERKKKAATREKAYAKKWPQYEPLTLYKQLFKAAKGGSVPASLSGLIPKLVMKQTAADLKQDIVREEDLPALVYIHTLVHDIEGSERFDHIVIDEAQDFSPFHVALLDRFVKGHSFTILGDLSQGIHEYRGVHAWEEMSSLFPEEQNAYFALTRSYRSTMEIIDYANTILERGVKSGITAIPVFRSGDPVRTLAYGGEGRTASLEQALKVLTVKDYRTVSILTRTLHEAEELHRDLQSAGWDLNLIDGGKKQYTGGHSVLPVYLSKGLEFDAVIVADVDQKHYLPNAGDAKLLYVGCTRALHELWLFHEGDLPEYAAATHNPDGEPVTIQGWPELG